GGAGTTCGCGACCGACGTGTCGGATGCGTCCGGCACCTCGCTGCTCAACATTGCCCGGCGGCGCTGGTCGCCGAAGATGCTGGCGGCGCTCGACTTATCGGAGGCGATGCTGCCGACGGTACACGAATCGCCGGCGGTGACGGGGGGCATCTCGCCCGCGGCCGCGGAGGCCACGGGGCTGGCGGCAGGCACACCCGTCGTCGGCGGCGGAGGAGATCAAGCGGCGGGCGCGGTGGGCAACGGCATCGTCCGCCCCGGCGTCATCTCCGTCACCACCGGCACCTCCGGCGTCGTTTTCGCGCACATGGACGAGCCGCGCGTGGACCCCAGGCTGCGCACTCATACCTTCTGCCACGCGGTGCCGGGCAAGTGGCACGTCATGGGGGCGATGCTGTCGGCCGGGGGGTCGCTGCGGTGGTATCGGGACGCCCTCGCCCAAGCGGAGGTCGCGGAGGCGAAGAAACGCGGCGTGGATCCTTACGAGCTGCTGACCGCAGAAGCGGCCTCGGCGCCGCCCGGCTGCGAAGGGTTGATCTTCCTGCCCTACCTCACCGGCGAGCGCACCCCCTACCCCGACCCCTGGGCACGGGGGGTCTATTTCGGCCTGAGCCTGCGCCACGGGCGGCCGCACCTGGTGCGCGCCATCCTCGAAGGGGTGTCCTACGGCCTGCGGGATTCGCTGGAGATCCTGCGCGGGATGGGCCTGCCCATGTCCCAGGTGCGCGCCTCCGGCGGCGGCGCCCGCAGCGCCCTGTGGCGGCAGATTCAGAGCGATGTCTTCGGCGCCGAGCTGGTGACGATCAATGTAGATGAGGGCCCGGCATTCGGCGCGGCGCTGCTGGCGGGCGTGGGCGCGGGGGTTTACGCCAGTGTCGAGGAGGCCTGCGACCGCACCATCTCCGTCAATCAGCGCACCCGGCCCGACCCCGACACCTCGGCCCGCTACGACGCCTACTACCCCATCTACCAGGCGCTGTACGCGTCGCTCAAGGACCGCTTCGCCGAGGTGGGGCGGCTGCTACAGTGACGGGGGTGACGCCCGTAGTCTCCGTGGTCGGCCGCAGCAACTCCGGCAAGACGACGGTGCTGGAGGGCCTCATCGCCGAGCTGACCCGGCGCGGCCTGCGAGTGGGGGTGCTCAAGCATGCAGGGCACGGGTTCGAGATGGACCGCGAGGGCACGGACACCTGGCGTCACCGGCGTGCGGGCGCGGCGGCGGTGGGGATCATGTCCGACGATGGGGTCGCCGTCATCCGCGCGCTGGAGGGGGAACTGCCGCTGGCGGAAGCGGCGGCGCTGTTGGGGCCCGACCTCGACGTGGTGTTGACCGAGGGCTTCCGGCGGGCGCCGACGCCCAAGATCGAGGTCATGCGCGCCGAACAGGGAGGCGACGTGCAAACCCCGCCCCACCAGTTGCTGGCGGTGGTTGCCGATGGCGCGATGAAAACGGGGGCGCCGGTGCTCGCGTTCGACGATGCGTCGGGCCTGGCCGACCTCGTCGCCGCCGAGATCAAGCGCCCGCTATGAGGACGCAGTGAGCCCCGCCGCGGCCATCGCCTGGCGCGCGTAGTCATGCCACATGCGAGCGAGCTCGCGGCTGGGCACCTCGGGATGGCGCGCACAGGTCACGACGATGGGGCCGTCGAAGCCAATCGCCTTGAGCCCGCGAAAGACGGAGGGAATGTCGGCCGAGCCCGGGTCCCCCGGCAGCGCCGGCAGCCATGGCCGCCCGCCGATCATGACCGCCGCGGGCGCTTCGCCGTCGGCCGGCGCCGGCTTGTGGGTCTCCAGGAAGCACGCGAACGCGTGCTCCCCCAAGGCCTCCACCGCCGCCTGGCCGTGCTCGCGGTCGTCGAACATGAGCTGGCTTGCCTCGAACGCCACCCCGAAGTTGGCGCGCCCGATCATGGCCAGGGTCTGGCGCGCCATCTCGATATTGGCGAACAGCGTGCCGCTGTGGATGGGGCTGGCGACGCGCAGGCCGCGTTCGGCCGCGCGGTCGGCGAGCTGCTGGGCGAACGGTATCTCCGCCTCGCGCACGAGCTGCACACGGATAAGGCCGCAATTGAGCGCCAGCGCTACCCCCAGCAGGCGCGTCGCGTCATCCACCGCCGCCGCGTTCTCCAGTCCGGCGGCGGTGACATTGGCGCAGCGCAGACCGCGCCGCCCCAGCACGTCGCGGATGGTGGCGAGCTCGGCCGGGCTCGACGTCTCATTGACCTGGCGTCGCCGCAGCTCGATGCCGTCGTAGCCGATCTCCGCCAGCAGCGACGCCAGCTCCTCCAGGCCCAGCTCGTAGCCGGTGCGCTGCTCGAACATGCGCGCGGACAGTGCCAGTAGCATGATCTCTCCACACCCCAGCCGGGAGGCGCACGCGCTTCCCGGCGGATTGGCCTGCGGGGCTCGCCCGCAAGCGTCACTGACTACGCCACGCGGGGGCGCTCGACCTTTCTCCCCTCAGCCATGGCAAAGGCCGGTGGAACCCTCCACCGGCCTCAGTACGTCGCCGACATGCGACCGCGCGGGCTAGGCAGCCACCACCTGCTGCACCCCGGGCACCTGCTCCTTGAGCACCTGCTCCACCCCGCGTTGCAGCGTCATCTGCGCCATCGGGCAACCGACGCAGGCCCCCTTCAGCCGCACCTTGACGATCCCCTCCTGCTCGTCCACGTCCACCAGGTCAATGTCACCGCCGTCGGCCTGCAGGCGCACGCGGATGTCGTCTATCGCTTGCTGCACCTTTTCGCGCATGGAGCTTCCTTTCCGCAGTCAATTCGACCTGCTCCAAGCATACCCGCCGCCGTGGGGCGTGTCAACCGCTGCCTTGTGCGTCCCGACCACTAGCCGCCGTAGATCTCCGGCTTGAGCACCGCGACGTAGGGCAGACTGCGGTAGCGGTGCGCGAAATCGAGCCCGTAGCCGACGACGAATTCGTTGGGTACCTGGAAGCCGACGTAGTCGAGCTGCACCTCCACCTGACGCCGGCTGGGCTTATCCAGCAGCGCCGCCACCGCCAGGCTCGCGACCTTGCGCGTCTCGAGGTTCTCCAGCAGGTAGCGCAGGGTCAGCCCGGTGTCCACGATGTCCTCGACCACCAGCACGTGCTGACCCTCGACATTGAGGCTCAGGTCCTTGAGGAGCTGCACCGCGCCGGAGGAGGTAGCGCCCTCGCGATAGCTCGACCACTTGACGAAGTCCACGCGCACGGGGATGGTCAGCGCGCGCATGAGGTCGGCCAGGAACACCACCGCGCCGTCGAGCACTCCCACCAGCACCGGCTCGCGGTCGCGGTAGTCGGCGCTGATCCGCGCCCCCATCTCCGCCACCCGTGCGGCGATCCGGTCGGCGGTCAGCAGCACCTCCCTGACATCGGGGTGAGCGCTCATTGGCCTTTGCCATGTCGTTCTGAGTGCAGCGAAGAATCCCCTACCCCTGATGCGCCAGGATAGGGGACTCTTCGGTCGCTGCGCTTCCTCAGAGTGACAATTGTGCTCTGGTGCTCCGTCAACCATGTTTCGAGGGATTCCTTGGGCGCGCGATGTCAATCGCGCGAAGCCGCCCGTAGGGGCAAGGCATGCCTTGCCCCTACCTGTGTCGCGCCCGGTGCGACCCCGAAGAACACCCATCAATTCATCGTTGACGCAACACTAATACGGCGGCATGCCGTGGCCGTGGGGCGCGGGCGGCGCCTTTTCTTCCTCGGGGATCTCCGCGACCACCGCCTCGGTGGACAAGATCATGGCGACGATGCTGGTCGCGTTCTCCAGCGCGCTGCGCGTGACCTTGGCCGGGTCCACGATCCCCGCCTCCATCATGTCCCCGTACTTCTCGGTCATGACGTCGAGGCCGTGGCCCGCGGGCAGGGCCTTGATCTTGGCGACCACGACCGATCCCTCCATCCCCGCGTTGTTGGCGATCTGGCGCGCGGGCTCCTCCAGGGCGCGGCGCATGATGTCCACGCCGATGGCGGCGTCGCCCTTGAGCCGCACCTGCTTGAGCGCGGGGACGGCGTTGAGGTAGGTCACCCCGCCGCCGGCGACGATCCCTTCCTCGACCGCGGCGCGGGTGGCGGAGAGGGCGTCCTCCATGCGGTGCTTGCGCTCCTTGAGCTCGGTCTCGGTGGCGGCGCCGACGTTGACGATGGCTACGCCGCCGGCGAGCTTGGCCAGACGTTCCTGCAGCTTCTCGCGGTCATAGGAGGAGTCGGTGTCCTCGATCTCGCGCTTGATCTGGGCGATGCGCCCCTGGATCGCCTCGGCGCTGCCCTTGCCCTCGACGACGGTGGTGTCGTCCTTGGTGACGATCACGCGCTTGGCGCGCCCCAGCATGTCGGTGGTAACGTTCTCGAGCTTGCCCCCGAGATCCTCGGAGATGAAGCTGCCGGCGGTGAGCAGCGCCAGGTCCTGCAACATCGCCTTGCGGCGATCGCCGAAGCCGGGCGCCTTGACCGCGACCGCGGTGAAGGTGCCGCGCAGCTTGTTGACCACCAGCGTCGCCAGCGCCTCGCCCTCGACGTCCTCGGCCACGATCAACAGCGGCTTGCCCGCGCGCATCGCCGCCTCCAGCACCGGCAGCAGGTCCGCCACCGTCGAGACCTTCTTCTCGTAGATGAGGATATAGGGATCCTCCAGCACCGCCTCCATGCGCTCGGCGTTGGTGACCATGTAGGGCGAGATGTAGCCCTTGTCGAACTGCATCCCCTCCACCAGCTCGAGCGTGGTCTCGGCGCTCTTGCCCTCCTCGACGGTGATGACGCCGTCCTTGCCGACCTTGTCCATCGCCTCGGAGATGACCTCGCCGATGCGCTTCTCGCGCGCGGCGATCGCCGCCACCTGCGCGATCTTGGCCTTGGTCTCGACCGGGAGCGCGGACTTGGCGATGTGCTTGACCACCGCGTCGCGCGCCGCCTCCAGCCCGCGCTTGATGAACATGGGGTTGGCGCCCGCCGCCACCGCCTTCATCCCCTCGCGCATCATCGCCTGCGCGAGCACGGTGGCGGTGGTGGTGCCGTCGCCGGCCACGTCATTGGTCTTGGACGCCACCTCCTTCACCAGTTGCGCGCCCAGGTTCTCGAAGCGGTCCTCGACCTCGATCTCCTTGGCGATGGTGACCCCGTCGTCAATGATGGTCGGCGAGCCGAACTTCTTCTCCAGCATCACCGTGCGGCCGCGCGGCCCCAGGGTCACGCGCACCGCGTTGGCGAGGATGTTGACCCCGCGCTCCAGCGCGCGCCGGGCCTCCTCGCTGTATGCCAAATCCTTTGCCATAATCGTC
The sequence above is drawn from the Armatimonadota bacterium genome and encodes:
- a CDS encoding TIM barrel protein — its product is MLLALSARMFEQRTGYELGLEELASLLAEIGYDGIELRRRQVNETSSPAELATIRDVLGRRGLRCANVTAAGLENAAAVDDATRLLGVALALNCGLIRVQLVREAEIPFAQQLADRAAERGLRVASPIHSGTLFANIEMARQTLAMIGRANFGVAFEASQLMFDDREHGQAAVEALGEHAFACFLETHKPAPADGEAPAAVMIGGRPWLPALPGDPGSADIPSVFRGLKAIGFDGPIVVTCARHPEVPSRELARMWHDYARQAMAAAGLTASS
- a CDS encoding NifU family protein — encoded protein: MREKVQQAIDDIRVRLQADGGDIDLVDVDEQEGIVKVRLKGACVGCPMAQMTLQRGVEQVLKEQVPGVQQVVAA
- the hpt gene encoding hypoxanthine phosphoribosyltransferase, whose product is MSAHPDVREVLLTADRIAARVAEMGARISADYRDREPVLVGVLDGAVVFLADLMRALTIPVRVDFVKWSSYREGATSSGAVQLLKDLSLNVEGQHVLVVEDIVDTGLTLRYLLENLETRKVASLAVAALLDKPSRRQVEVQLDYVGFQVPNEFVVGYGLDFAHRYRSLPYVAVLKPEIYGG
- the mobB gene encoding molybdopterin-guanine dinucleotide biosynthesis protein B, with protein sequence MTGVTPVVSVVGRSNSGKTTVLEGLIAELTRRGLRVGVLKHAGHGFEMDREGTDTWRHRRAGAAAVGIMSDDGVAVIRALEGELPLAEAAALLGPDLDVVLTEGFRRAPTPKIEVMRAEQGGDVQTPPHQLLAVVADGAMKTGAPVLAFDDASGLADLVAAEIKRPL
- the groL gene encoding chaperonin GroEL (60 kDa chaperone family; promotes refolding of misfolded polypeptides especially under stressful conditions; forms two stacked rings of heptamers to form a barrel-shaped 14mer; ends can be capped by GroES; misfolded proteins enter the barrel where they are refolded when GroES binds) — encoded protein: MAKDLAYSEEARRALERGVNILANAVRVTLGPRGRTVMLEKKFGSPTIIDDGVTIAKEIEVEDRFENLGAQLVKEVASKTNDVAGDGTTTATVLAQAMMREGMKAVAAGANPMFIKRGLEAARDAVVKHIAKSALPVETKAKIAQVAAIAAREKRIGEVISEAMDKVGKDGVITVEEGKSAETTLELVEGMQFDKGYISPYMVTNAERMEAVLEDPYILIYEKKVSTVADLLPVLEAAMRAGKPLLIVAEDVEGEALATLVVNKLRGTFTAVAVKAPGFGDRRKAMLQDLALLTAGSFISEDLGGKLENVTTDMLGRAKRVIVTKDDTTVVEGKGSAEAIQGRIAQIKREIEDTDSSYDREKLQERLAKLAGGVAIVNVGAATETELKERKHRMEDALSATRAAVEEGIVAGGGVTYLNAVPALKQVRLKGDAAIGVDIMRRALEEPARQIANNAGMEGSVVVAKIKALPAGHGLDVMTEKYGDMMEAGIVDPAKVTRSALENATSIVAMILSTEAVVAEIPEEEKAPPAPHGHGMPPY
- the xylB gene encoding xylulokinase, which encodes MSYLVGIDVGTTGAKVLLVGADGGIVARSTHEYPLLTPRPAWAEQNPADWWEATAAGIRQVLKQSGIPPQEIAGMGLSGQMHGSVFLDERSEVIRPAILWCDQRTADQCRWITDRAGEKTVVEETLNPVLTGFTAPKIVWLRQNEPEAYARVRKLLLPKDYIRFLLTGEFATDVSDASGTSLLNIARRRWSPKMLAALDLSEAMLPTVHESPAVTGGISPAAAEATGLAAGTPVVGGGGDQAAGAVGNGIVRPGVISVTTGTSGVVFAHMDEPRVDPRLRTHTFCHAVPGKWHVMGAMLSAGGSLRWYRDALAQAEVAEAKKRGVDPYELLTAEAASAPPGCEGLIFLPYLTGERTPYPDPWARGVYFGLSLRHGRPHLVRAILEGVSYGLRDSLEILRGMGLPMSQVRASGGGARSALWRQIQSDVFGAELVTINVDEGPAFGAALLAGVGAGVYASVEEACDRTISVNQRTRPDPDTSARYDAYYPIYQALYASLKDRFAEVGRLLQ